The genomic stretch CGGTACGGTTGAACAGCGAGCCCAGGGAGAACGCCCCCAACTCGTCGTCCCAGAACTGGTAACCGGGACCGGTACCGACCACCCGCTGGCGCGACAGCTCTTCGATATGGTCGCGCTTGTAGTTCAGGCGGCCTCGCCAGAACCACTGGTCGGTGAGGAAGCGGTCGAGGGAATACTCGGCGCGCCAGTTGTCGGTGGTGGTTACGTCGTCCTGCACCTCGCGGTTGTATTCGCCTTCGCCGGTGTGCCGCCAGCGTCCGTGGCGCGCAGAGGTCTTGAAGCCGATGTCGTAGTCGTCGGTGTCCTTCTCGGCCCGCTGGTAATCCAGGGCCAGGTCGACGTTGCCCTTCCACACCAGATCCTCGATCACAGGCTTGGGCTTGAGGATCTGCTGGATGCTCGCAAGCTCGACGGTCTTCGGCGCCTCGCCGTTGGCCAGGGTGACCTTGCCGTCGCCGGCGGCGCTCAGCGACTTGGCCTTTTCGCCGCTGTAGGCGTCCTGCTTGACCAGCAGTTCCTGATCGCTCTCCAGAGTCTTGACCTGCTTCCAGTCAATCGTGACGGCACCGGCGTACGGGGTCTGGATCAACAGCTTGCCGCCGTCGAACAGCGTGATCTTGCCGCTCAGCTTGTCGCCGTTGTTCAACCAGACGGTATCGGCAAGCAGGGGGGTGGATGCGCTGAAGACAGCGAGGCACAGCAGGGTTCTGGACAACATAAGCGAATCGGGGGCTCGAGTTTGCGGGAAAAAAGGTCGGCATTATCCGTAGGAATAAGACCCTGACAACGACTGACATGACTATTTCTGTTGAGTTCATTTCTCAATTGGCCCTGCACCGATTACGCTTAAAGGCATCAAGGCGATTGTTTTGCACAACCGCGCAGGAACCGCAGACGTGACAGAGCCGAACCCAACCGACGAAAGCCAGGCGCAAATCCGACGCACGGCGCTCTACTCGACTCTGGCCCAGGTGCCCGAAGGCAAGGTCGTCAGCTATGGTCAATTGGCCGAGCTGGCCGGGTTGGGGCGCGCCGCCCGCTGGGTCGGCCGCACCCTGAGCCAACTGCCCGGCGACACCCGGCTGCCGTGGCACCGCGTGCTCGGCGCCGGCGGCCGCATCAGCCTGCCGGCAGGCAGTCCGTCGGGGGACGAACAACGGGCGCGGTTGCGCATGGAGGGGGTCACCATCCTGAACAATCGTGTGGATATTCGGCGCCATGGCTGGCGTCCGGTAGAGCACAGCGGTTAGAGTGCGCGCTTTGTTTTCGCAATCTTGAGGCAGACTTCAGCCCATGCCCCGTAAAACCTGGCGCGCCGCGCTCGCCGCCTATGCCAGTCCTTCGACGCTCGTGCTGTTGTTGCTGGGTTTCGCCGCCGGCCTGCCGTACATGCTGGTGTTTTCAACGCTGTCGGTCTGGCTGCGCGAAGCCGGCGTGGCCCGCGAAACCATCGGCTACGCGAGCCTGATCGGCCTGGCCTATGCGTTCAAGTGGGTCTGGTCGCCGCTGCTCGACCAATGGCGCCTGCCGCTGCTGGGCAAACTGGGGCGTCGCCGCTCCTGGCTGGTGCTGTCGCAGTCACTGGTGATCCTCGGCCTGGTCGGCATGGGTTTCTGCGACCCGCAGAAGCACCTGTCCTGGCTGATCGCCATCGCCGTCCTCGTCGCGTTCGCCTCCGCCACCCAGGACATCGCCGTGGACGCCTATCGCCTGGAGATCGCGGACGACAACCGCCAGGCCGCGCTCGCCGCCAGCTACATGTCCGGCTACCGGGTCGCGGCCCTGCTGGCGACCGCCGGCGCGCTGTTCTTCGCCGAGGGCTTCGGCTCCACCGGCTTCAACTACCAGCATTCGGCCTGGACCGGCACCTACGTCCTGTTCGGCGTCCTGATGGTGCCGGCGCTGCTGACCTCCCTGCTGATGCGCGAGCCGCCCGTGCCGCTGCGCACCCAGTTGCAGGCCGGCCGCTACACGTTCATGCACCAGTTGATGTCGGTGTTCGTGCTGATCATCCTGCTGGTGTCCGTGCCGGCGATGTTCACCCAGCTCTACAACACCGACTTCGCCAGCGTGC from Pseudomonas ekonensis encodes the following:
- a CDS encoding AmpG family muropeptide MFS transporter — its product is MPRKTWRAALAAYASPSTLVLLLLGFAAGLPYMLVFSTLSVWLREAGVARETIGYASLIGLAYAFKWVWSPLLDQWRLPLLGKLGRRRSWLVLSQSLVILGLVGMGFCDPQKHLSWLIAIAVLVAFASATQDIAVDAYRLEIADDNRQAALAASYMSGYRVAALLATAGALFFAEGFGSTGFNYQHSAWTGTYVLFGVLMVPALLTSLLMREPPVPLRTQLQAGRYTFMHQLMSVFVLIILLVSVPAMFTQLYNTDFASVLFEGVSLLDLLLEDRAFLRAILYTILTCLCLSAMGRRGLAPVLTPVNDFILRYRWQALLLLGLIATYRMSDTVMGVMANVFYIDQGFTKDQIASVSKIFGLIMTLVGAGMGGLLIVRFGILPILFIGGAASAATNLLFLMLADMGPNLKMLVLTISLDNFSSGMATSAFVAYLSSLTNLKFSATQYALLSSIMLLLPRLIGGYSGVMVEKFGYHNFFLITAMLGVPTLVLIALHWFQESRREGPTPTPEPVQAPVAEES
- a CDS encoding DUF481 domain-containing protein — encoded protein: MLSRTLLCLAVFSASTPLLADTVWLNNGDKLSGKITLFDGGKLLIQTPYAGAVTIDWKQVKTLESDQELLVKQDAYSGEKAKSLSAAGDGKVTLANGEAPKTVELASIQQILKPKPVIEDLVWKGNVDLALDYQRAEKDTDDYDIGFKTSARHGRWRHTGEGEYNREVQDDVTTTDNWRAEYSLDRFLTDQWFWRGRLNYKRDHIEELSRQRVVGTGPGYQFWDDELGAFSLGSLFNRTDYEYRDGSKDNFYSVAVKWDYNRYLIGKKVEFFTNGEVGKPLSDVANYALDAEMGLRYKVTDWASLNVKAERDIISGTNDADLNKTRYTAGFGVAW
- a CDS encoding MGMT family protein, with product MVLHNRAGTADVTEPNPTDESQAQIRRTALYSTLAQVPEGKVVSYGQLAELAGLGRAARWVGRTLSQLPGDTRLPWHRVLGAGGRISLPAGSPSGDEQRARLRMEGVTILNNRVDIRRHGWRPVEHSG